A stretch of the Dioscorea cayenensis subsp. rotundata cultivar TDr96_F1 chromosome 4, TDr96_F1_v2_PseudoChromosome.rev07_lg8_w22 25.fasta, whole genome shotgun sequence genome encodes the following:
- the LOC120257863 gene encoding uncharacterized protein LOC120257863, whose protein sequence is MAAAAAAASLVLAFRLPVTIFSSLRSLRSSSSLPLASPRLSFRSFCSSASSSSALTSSSSLSTGLLHDSNEDEEVPGSQILETEPQPEPEPVLVCASSPPPKLSVKEKKELASYAHSLGKKLKSQQVGKSGVTPSVAASFIETLEANELLKLKVHGSCPGELSEVISQLENATGSVAVGQIGRTVILYRPSISKMKKREAEITRSNSKPREFDTVYSRAQKRGQFRRASLQHLSEAA, encoded by the exons AtggccgccgccgccgccgccgcttCCCTTGTTCTCGCCTTCCGCCTTCCCGTCACCATCTTCTCATCTCTTCGTTCTCTCCgatcctcctcctccctccctCTCGCTTCTCCTCGTCTCTCCTTTCGCTCCTTCTGTTCCTCCGCCTCCTCCTCCTCAGCTCTCACCTCCTCTTCATCTCTCTCCACCGGCTTGCTCCACGATTCAAACGAAGACGAGGAGGTACCAGGATCACAAATCTTGGAAACCGAGCCTCAACCAGAGCCTGAGCCTGTGCTTGTTTGTGCTTCATCGCCCCCGCCGAAGCTAAGcgtgaaggagaagaaggagctTGCCTCGTACGCTCATAGCCTAGGCAAGAAGCTCAAGTCCCAGCAGGTCGGTAAGTCCGGCGTCACCCCTTCTGTCGCTGCCTCCTTCATCGAGACTCTTGAGGCCAACGAGCTCCTCAAG CTCAAAGTGCACGGAAGCTGTCCCGGAGAGTTATCTGAGGTGATATCTCAACTGGAGAATGCAACTGGATCTGTGGCTGTTGGTCAGATTGGACGAACAGTGATCCTTTACCGGCCTAGCATCAGCAAGATGAAAAAGAGAGAGGCTGAGATTACCAGATCGAACTCAAAACCAAGAGAATTTGATACTGTTTATTCAAGGGCGCAAAAGAGAGGTCAATTTCGCAGAGCCTCATTGCAACATCTGAGCGAAGCTGCGTAG
- the LOC120258475 gene encoding kinesin-like protein KIN-7K, chloroplastic — MAGPSTSRGRSSSPFGYRKPPPSSFSSTSFSSSSSSFMNGRLMPRSSPSSVSSHFGGMPRSATPSRGRSRAPVGFASADELVEELNEAARSGEGDSISVTVRFRPLSEREFQRGDEIAWYADGDKVVRNEYNPATAYAFDRVFGPTTASKVVYDVAARPVVKAAMEGINGTVFAYGVTSSGKTHTMHGDQNSPGIIPLAIKDVFSIIQDTPGREFLLRVTYLEIYNEVINDLLDPTGQNLRVREDAQGTYVEGVKEEVVLSPGHALSFIAAGEEHRHVGSNNFNLFSSRSHTIFTLMIESSVRGDEYDGVIFSQLNLIDLAGSESSKTETTGLRRKEGSYINKSLLTLGTVIGKLSEGKASHVPYRDSKLTRLLQSSLSGHGHVSLICTVTPASSNMEETHNTLKFASRAKRVEIYASRNRIIDEKSLIKKYQKEISSLKQELDHLRKGMLSGVNHEELLILRQRLEEGQVKMQSRLEEEEEAKAALMSRIQRLTKLILVSTKNTIPSCLSDLPNHQQRHSIGEDEKMDVLREGSPLLLESASISSALSDVFDPLNDLKNKISSGKVSDEHSSMGSSITESTQAGERGGGTANGHMLPLTGMTMSDQMDLLTEQVKMLAGEIAFSSSTLKRLTEQSIDDPEGSQIQIQNLEREIQEKRRQMSVLEQRIVESGEASMSSASLIDMQQNVTRLMTLCNEKDFALEIKSADNRILQEQLDQKCAENRELQEKFIFLQQQLDSMKGEKLELPPEQILLEDLSGLKNKLQSQEEENEKLALEKRQLCEENRGLVTQNRKLAEEASYAKELASAAAVELKTLAAEVTKLSLQNERLGKELSVAQEIAYSRGGSAGLRKHSEGKNDGIKLGRKSRPGSRGGEFGSAGYDDTDCWNAELDTMKMELHTRKQREAALEASLAEKELLEEDYQRKFDEAKKREAALENDLAGMWVLVAKLKKGALGISELSADERSRLGMDLVNDAEKSKSDSDEPHLRERQSSDAFTAITNSQMDQASEFEPLLVRLKAKIQEMKEKDLEPLGNGDANTHVCKVCFESPTAAVLLPCRHFCLCKPCSLACSECPLCRTKIADRIIAFT, encoded by the exons ATGGCGGGGCCTTCGACATCGAGGGGTCGGAGTAGCTCGCCATTCGGATACCGAAAGCCCCCGCCGAGCTCCTTTTCGTCGACCTCATTTTCctcgtcttcgtcttctttcATGAATGGTAGGCTCATGCCCCGCTCTTCACCTTCCTCTGTTTCCTCGCATTTTGGAGGTATGCCGCGATCTGCTACCCCGAGCCGCGGACGAAGCCGCGCTCCTGTTGGGTTTGCTTCTGCGGATGAGCTGGTTGAGGAGTTGAATGAGGCTGCGAGATCTGGGGAGGGGGATAGTATCTCTGTTACCGTGAGGTTTCGGCCGTTGAG TGAAAGGGAGTTTCAGCGAGGGGATGAGATCGCGTGGTATGCTGATGGTGATAAGGTGGTGCGCAACGAGTATAATCCTGCCACGGCTTATGCTTTTG ACCGAGTATTTGGTCCTACCACAGCTTCTAAGGTTGTGTATGATGTTGCTGCTCGGCCTGTCGTGAAAGCTGCAATGGAGGGAATCAATG GTACGGTTTTTGCTTATGGTGTAACTAGTAGTGGGAAGACTCATACTATGCAT GGGGATCAGAATTCTCCTGGAATTATACCATTGGCTATTAAGGATGTCTTCAGCATAATTCAAGAT ACTCCAGGAAGAGAGTTTTTGCTCCGGGTGACGTATCTTGAAATTTACAATGag GTGATAAATGACTTGTTGGATCCTACTGGTCAAAACCTGCGCGTCAGGGAAGATGCTCAG GGAACTTATGTGGAAGGAGTAAAGGAGGAAGTTGTTTTATCCCCTGGCCATGCACTGTCATTCATTGCTGCTGGTGAAG AGCATCGCCATGTTGGTTCGAACAATTTTAACTTGTTTAGCAGCCGAAGCCACACTATATTTACATTG ATGATTGAGAGCAGTGTTCGTGGTGATGAGTATGATGGCGTGATATTTTCTCAACTT aatCTTATTGATCTGGCTGGGTCTGAGAGTTCAAAAACTGAGACAACTGGACTAAGGAGAAAGGAAGGATCATATATCAACAAAAGTCTTTTAACTCTTGGAACT GTAATTGGAAAGCTAAGTGAAGGAAAAGCATCTCATGTGCCTTATCGTGATTCAAAGCTGACTCGTCTTTTGCAATCTTCCTTGAGCGGCCACGGACATGTCTCG CTTATTTGCACCGTTACGCCTGCATCCAGTAACATGGAAGAAACGCATAACACACTGAAGTTTGCTAGCAGAGCAAAACGAGTTGAGATTTATGCCTCTCGGAATAGG ATAATAGATGAGAAGTCTCTGATCAAGAAATATCAAAAGGAAATTTCTAGTCTGAAGCAAGAACTTGACCACCTTAGGAAAGGAATGCTTTCGGGTGTAAATCATGAAGAGCTATTGATCTTGCGGCAACGG CTTGAGGAGGGCCAGGTAAAGATGCAATCTCGtttggaggaagaagaggaagcaAAAGCTGCTCTGATGAGTAGAATTCAAAGACTAACAAAATTAATACTTGTTTCTACCAAGAACACTATTCCTAGTTGTTTGAGTGATTTGCCTAATCATCAGCAACGTCATTCAATAGGAGAAGATGAA AAAATGGATGTCTTACGTGAAGGTTCTCCACTTCTTCTGGAAAGTGCAAGCATATCTTCTGCTCTGTCAGATGTATTTGACCCACTTAACGATCTTAAGAACAAGATATCTTCAGGCAAGGTGAGTGATGAACATTCGTCTATGGGTAGTTCAATCACGGAATCCACACAAGCAGGAGAACGAGGTGGTGGGACGGCTAATGGCCACATGCTTCCATTG ACAGGGATGACAATGTCAGATCAAATGGATCTACTTACTGAGCAAGTGAAAATGCTTGCGGGTGAGATAGCATTCAGTAGCAGTACACTAAAACGATTAACAGAGCAGTCTATAGATGACCCAGAGGGTTCTCAGATTCAA ATTCAGAACTTGGAACgtgaaattcaagaaaaaagaaggCAAATGAGCGTATTAGAACAACGCATTGTCGAAAGCGGTGAAGCATCTATGTCAAGTGCATCGCTGATTGATATGCAACAG AATGTCACGAGATTAATGACTCTATGCAATGAGAAGGACTTTGCGCTAGAG ATAAAATCAGCAGATAATCGTATCCTCCAGGAACAATTAGATCAAAAG TGTGCTGAAAATAGAGAGTTGCAAGAGAAGTTCATCTTTCTGCAACAACAGTTAGATTCAATGAAAGGAGAAAAGTTGGAATTACCTCCGGAACAGATTTTATTAGAGGACTTGTCCGGTCTGAAGAATAAGCTACAGTCTCAG GAGGAGGAAAATGAGAAACTTGCCCTTGAGAAACGTCAGCTCTGCGAAGAAAATCGTGGGTTGGTTACTCAGAATAGGAAGTTGGCTGAAGAGGCCTCATATGCAAAAGAATTAGCATCTGCTGCCGCTGTTGAGCTGAAAACTTTGGCTGCAGAAGTGACTAAATTGTCACTGCAAAACGAAAGACTGGGAAAGGAACTTTCAGTAGCTCAAGAAATTGCATATTCGAGAGGTGGTAGTGCTGGTCTTCGTAAGCATTCTGAAGGCAAGAATGATGGCATCAAACTAGGGAGGAAGAGCAGGCCTGGTAGCAGGGGTGGTGAATTTGGGAGTGCCGGTTATGATGACACTGACTGTTGGAATGCTGAATTAGATACAATGAAGATGGAGTTacacacaagaaaacaaagagaagctGCTTTAGAAGCTTCTTTAGCTGAGAAGGAGCTTTTGGAAGAAGACTACCAGAGGAAATTTGATgaggcaaagaaaagagaagcagCTTTAGAAAATGACTTAGCAGGCATGTGGGTACTTGTTGCTAAACTGAAGAAAGGTGCATTGGGGATTTCAGAGTTAAGTGCTGATGAGAGATCTAGGCTTGGGATGGACTTGGTAAATGACGCGGAGAAAAGCAAAAGTGACTCTGATGAGCCTCATCTGAGAGAGAGACAATCATCGGATGCTTTCACTGCAATAACTAACAGCCAGATGGATCAAGCTTCTGAGTTTGAACCTCTTCTTGTCCGTCTAAAG GCTAAGATCCAAGAGATGAAGGAAAAAGATCTTGAACCCTTAGGAAACGGGGATGCAAATACTCATGTTTGTAAAGTATGCTTTGAATCACCCACTGCTGCAGTGCTCCTCCCTTGTCGACATTTTTGTT TGTGCAAACCTTGCTCTCTCGCTTGTTCTGAATGCCCCCTTTGTCGCACAAAGATTGCTGACAGGATTATTGCATTCACATGa